The Novosphingobium aromaticivorans DSM 12444 genome segment AGGGCAGTGGAACGACATTTCCCCTGCCGTGCTTGACGTCACCGCTTCTGCGCAGGTGGCCGCGCTCGTCGACCGGCTTCCACCGCTCGACGTGGTCGTCAATTGCGCCGGCATAGCGGCCGAACTCCTGCCGTTGAAGGACATCAGCCGCGCCGCGTTCGAACGAATGCTAAGGGTGAACGTTGGCGGCACCTTCCTGCTGGCGCGCGAGGCGGCCCGGCGGATGGAAGGGGGCGCAATCGTTGCCATCGCCTCGCGCGGCTATCTCGGCGGGGCAGGGGCAGCGCACTATGTCGCGTCCAAGGCAGCGGTCGTCGGCATGGTCCGTTCGCTGGCGGTAGAACTGCGCTGGCGCGGAATCAGCGTGAACGCGGTCGCTCCTGGCATGGTCGAGACACGCATGATCGATGACTTCACCTCCGAAATGCGCGCCCGCCTTGCCCGGCTGGAACCCGGCGGTGGGCCCATGCCACCTGCGACGATCGCCGGTGCCGTCGCTTACCTCGCCTCTGCGGCCGGGCGCGCGGTCAACGGGCAGGTCCTGCTGGTGGACGGTGGCAAGTCGCTCGGCGTCGCGCCATGCTGACCGTTCGCGCTCGGCCCGGCAGTCTGACCGATACCGCCGCACGTCTTGTCACTGCCGCAGGCATCCCGTCGGCCTTGGTCGATGCCATGCCCCCACCGCGCGCCGCCGCACTGGCGGGGCTTGGCGACGCCGACTTTGAATCCGCCTTCGTCGTTCCGCTAGCCGACCTGGCCCAGACTCTCGCTGACCTGCTCCCGCTCCACCGCCGCATCGTTCTCGTCGGCTCCATTGCGGGCCTAGGCGACTGGGATGCGGTGCTTTCCGGAGCCTTCGCAGCGGGAGCGACCGGGCTGATGCGCTCGGTCGCGCTGGAATTCATGTCGCATGGCGTGACGATCAACCTCATCGCCGCGCCCTCGGACGATCCTTGCCACGCCCTCCAGGTCGCCGCGCTTGCCAGCGCGCTGCTTGCATCGGATGGCGTCAGCGGGCAGGCCGTTCCCTGCGACGGCGGCGCGAACCTGCGCATGAGCCGTGCCCGCCCCCGCGCTGCGCCTTTACGGGAGCCATGATCGCAGGCATGAAACCTGCCGCAGGCCAGCATCAATCGCCGAGGGAGAACCATGTCGCAACCCGCGGTCAAGTCCGCGCTCCGTACGTTCGAAGTCCTCGAACTCTTCGCTGAGCGTCGCGCCCCGCTGCGCCTGCAGGACATCCACTCGGCGCTCGGCTATCCGCAATCCAGCACCACTGCGCTGCTCAAGAGCATGGTGATGTGCGGCTATCTCAACTACGATCGCGACCATCGCACTTACCTGCCGACCACGCGCGTCAGCATGCTCGGCAACTGGTTGCCCGGCTACATCCAGGCCGCAGGCGGCTACCGCGAATTGGTCGAGGAACTGCAGCGCCGGACCGATGAAACGG includes the following:
- a CDS encoding SDR family NAD(P)-dependent oxidoreductase produces the protein MRPHALVTGGAQGIGRAVAELLAGQGWDVTAADLDEAALRRASGQWNDISPAVLDVTASAQVAALVDRLPPLDVVVNCAGIAAELLPLKDISRAAFERMLRVNVGGTFLLAREAARRMEGGAIVAIASRGYLGGAGAAHYVASKAAVVGMVRSLAVELRWRGISVNAVAPGMVETRMIDDFTSEMRARLARLEPGGGPMPPATIAGAVAYLASAAGRAVNGQVLLVDGGKSLGVAPC
- a CDS encoding short-chain dehydrogenase/reductase, translating into MLTVRARPGSLTDTAARLVTAAGIPSALVDAMPPPRAAALAGLGDADFESAFVVPLADLAQTLADLLPLHRRIVLVGSIAGLGDWDAVLSGAFAAGATGLMRSVALEFMSHGVTINLIAAPSDDPCHALQVAALASALLASDGVSGQAVPCDGGANLRMSRARPRAAPLREP